A region of the Litchfieldia alkalitelluris genome:
TCAATCTCATAACCGCTAGCTCTTTCCTCAATGATTTCTATAATATTAAAGTTAAAGTTCTCTGCCAAGGCTAATAACTCCGTTTTCTGTCTATATATCGAAGTATCTTGCGTTTCCTTTTCAGTACTTACTCTGACGTAGATAATTGCATTACTCATTTAAGTCCTCAGTTACAAAAGCTGTAAATCTTTCAACGTCTTTCTCAAAGTATATTGGTAATACAAGTTGGTCACCCGATTTTATAGATTCTGCCTTTATATTATTGTTACTCTCAATCCAATTAACGAATTCTTCGAAGTCATAAGGATGAAGTTCCTTATATGTTTCATTTAAACTCCATAAAGAATCACCTTCTGATACAGTTATCTGAACATAATCATTATTCCCTTGATTCAAGGTGTTGGTAAAAGCAAAAGTTAATCCAATTAATAAAACAAAAAATAAAATATAAAATGTTAGTCCCTCAATTGATAGTTTCATAAATAATTTACCTCCATAAGAATACTTGTTCGCTTTTTATATTTTTATTGTAATACGAACGCACGTTTCCGTCAACATTAAATTCGAACTTATGTTTGTACAAAATACCAAAACATGCTATAATTTTTAAAAATAAGTAGATTCGAGGTGTGAAAGTTTGACAAAACTATCTAAAAGACAACAAGATATATTAAATTACATAAAAAGTGAAGTAAAAGACAAGGGATATCCTCCGTCAGTAAGAGAAATAGGAGAAGCTGTTGGTCTTGCCTCTAGTTCAACAGTTCACGGTCATTTATCAAGACTAGAAAGTAAAGGTTTGATAAGAAGAGACCCAACAAAGCCTCGAGCAATTGAAATATTAGATGTTGAAGCCGATTCCCATGTTATCAACTATAATGTAGTTAATGTTCCAGTAATTGGTAAGGTTACAGCAGGATTACCTATTACTGCAATAGAAAATATTGAAGAATATTTCCCTCTTCCCGATAAATATGTAACACCTGATGATAATGTATTTATGTTAGAAATCATGGGTGATAGTATGATTGAAGCTGGGATTCTAGACGGTGACCTTGTTATTGTAAAGCAACAACAATCAGCTAATAACGGAGATATTGTGGTAGCAATGACTGAGGATGATGAAGCAACAGTAAAAAGATTCTTTAAGGAAAAGGATCATTTCCGCCTTCAACCTGAAAATTCTTTACTTGAACCTATTATTCTAAGAAATGTATCCATACTTGGAAAAGTAATTGGAGTATATCGAACTGTACACTAAAAAACCAGAAAAAATCTGGTTTTTTTTTTCATAAAAACCTAAACCACTCGCCAAACTGCGACATGTATACGGCAAAAATAAAAATGCAGACTTTAAAAATATAGGGTTCCGAATGCTTTTCTTCCAATACATGCCGTATGACAGACATATCAGCATATATATTTAAGTAAAACTTGCTATTTAAACCTCATTTCCTTGTGATACGGTTCACCATATGCATCTAAATGAGGTTCTTTTTGAAGTTTTCAGATAAAATTTACTCCCTATTAAATAAGAAATCTTATCCTAATTAAGTAAGCAGCAAAAGTATAATATGCGGAGATTTTCTGATTAGATGTAGAATGGAGCTCGTTTCGGGATTAATAAGGGGAAGTTTTCCACTTTTTTAAAGCAAAATCTTCTATTTTCTGATTTTTTAAGCCAATAGGCGGAATATCTCCGTCAATTTAAGGTGTTTTATACTAATTAAGCGAAATTTTTTCGTCTATTTATCAGTTCGGATGCTTAACTAGATTCCACAAGATAAGAAGTGCTGATCCTCTTAATCCTAGATGTGGAAATCAGCAGTTTTGTATCACTATCTTATAAAGAACAATAAAATTGGTATTCAAAACAACACTGCAAATGACACAAGTTTTGACCCTTCTTTTTAACTATGTAATACTTTCATGTTAATAATGTCAATTGCTTATCAAAATTAATGGAATTCTAGAAACCTTAATAAATAAAGAAAAGGCGTATGCAAATTCATACGCCTTTTCTTGTGTCTTTTAATAAGGAGCATCCTAGAACTAAAAGTCAGCCTTGATCTAAAGCTTGTTTTAGATCTTAATACATTGACATGTATTGATCACGTTCCCATGGATGTACTTGTGTACGGAACATATCCCATTCAATTTCCTTAGCTTCAATAAAGTGTTCAGCTAAATGATTTCCTAATGCAGCAATCAGAACTTCGTCAGTCTTGAAGTTGTCAAGTGCAGCTGCAAGCGTAGCAGGAAGATCAACAATACCAGCTTCAATTCTTTCTTCTTTATTCATAACATAAATGTTGCGATCTACTGGTGGTGGAGCTTGTAAGCTATTTTTAATACCAGCTAAACCAGCAGCTAATAATACTGCCATTGCTAAGTATGGGTTTGCAGCCGGATCTACACTACGCACCTCAACACGAGTGCTTAGACCGCGAGATGCAGGAATACGAATTAGCGGACTTCTGTTACGAGCAGACCATGCCACATAACAAGGTGCCTCATAACCTGGAACTAAACGCTTATATGAGTTTACAGTTGGATTAGTAACCGCTGTAAAGTTAGGTGCGTGTTTAATAATACCAGCAATAAATTGTCTTGCTGTTTCACTTAATTCTAATTCACCATTTGGATCATAGAATGCATTTACGCCATTTTTAAATAATGATAAATTACAATGCATCCCTGAACCATTCACACCAAATAATGGCTTAGGCATAAATGTTGCATGCAAACCATGCTTACGAGCAATTGTTTTTACAACTAATTTAAATGTTTGGATATCATCACATGCTCTTAATGCGCCAGCATATTTGAAATCAATTTCATGTTGACCTGGAGCTACCTCATGGTGAGACGCTTCAACTTCAAATCCCATTTCTTCAAGTTCTAAAACGATGTCACGACGGCAGTTTTCACCTAAATCAGTTGGAGCTAGATCAAAATATCCACCATTATCGTTTAACTCAAGTGTAGGTTCGCCTTTTTCATCTAGTTTGAATAAGAAAAATTCAGGCTCTGGTCCAAGATTGAAATCTGTAAATCCTAGAGCTTCCATTTCCTTTAACATGCGCTTTAAGTTGTTACGAGGATCACCTTCAAAAGGCGTTCCATCCGGATTATAGATATCACAAATTAGACGAGCAACTTTCCCTTTTTCTGCAGTCCAAGGAAAGACTACCCATGTATCTAAATCAGGGAATAGATACATATCAGACTCTTCAATACGTACAAACCCCTCGATAGAAGAACCATCAAACATCATTTTATTATCAAGAGCTTTCTCAAGCTGACTTGATGGAATTTCAACATTTTTAATTGTCCCTAAGATGTCAGTAAATTGTAATCGAATGTACTTTACATTTTGTTCCTTAGCTAAACGGAAAATATCTTCTCTAGTAAACCTTGCCATTATTTGTTTCCTCCCCTAGTTTCATTATTTATAGTTTAATTGATTACTAACTAATGGAAAAACCTTGACATATCACCCTGTCTAAGGCTAGCTCTGTTAAACCTACCAGCATCTATTAATTCAGCTTTTAGAAGCTTTCTTAATTCTACGTCAGATAATTCTTGTTTAACAGGTTCTTTTGGTTTAGTTTCTTCTGTCTGCTTTTGGCCTTCCTTGACAGCAAAGATTTGTTTAATTCCGGCTAAGTTAACGCCATCCTCAATCAAATCTCTAATTTCTAAAAGACGATCAACATCATTAAAAGAAAAAAGCCGTCTATTTCCTTCTGTTCTCGCAGGGAAGACTAATTTGTTTTCTTCATAATAACGGATTTGCCGAGCAGACAACTCAGTTAATTGCATAACAATACCAATTGGAAATAATGGCATTGTCCTTCTTATGTTGTCAGTCAATGTCAGCTCCTCCTTTTCTGGGAAATCTTTCTTAGTACAATGTTAATTTTATATGATGTTATGAATCCTGTCAACCCGATGTTATAAATTCTTACACAAATTCTAAATAACAATTAAGTTCTTTTTTAATAATTGATTAATTGCAGTGCAAATTGCAATTTTCACGTGTGAATACGTTAAGCCACCTTGAACATATGCAACATACGGTGGTCTTAATGGACCATCTGCTGTTAGTTCGATGCTTGCACCTTGAATAAATGTCCCAGCTGCCATTATTACGTCATCACTATAACCAGGCATATAGCTAGGATAGGGCGTAACATAAGAATTGACAGGTGACGCATATTGTATAGCTTGACAGAATTGAACCATCATATCAGCGTCATCAAACTGCACTGATTGAATTAAATCAGTTCGATATACATCCCATTTTGGATATGTATTAAATCCTAATTGCTCTAATATCGCTGATGTAAAAATTGCCCCTTTAAGTGCTTGTCCAACAATATGAGGCGCTAGAAAAAAACCTTGATACATTTCTTGCAGGCTGTAGAGTGATGCACCCGCTTCGGCTCCAATTCCTGGTGAAGTTAATCTATAAGAGCATGCCTTTATTGCCACTTCAGTTCCTACTAGATATCCGCCTGTTTTAGCAATCCCCCCGCCAGGGTTCTTAATTAATGAACCTGCCATTAAATCTGCCCCAACATGACAAGGTTCTATTTCTTCCACAAATTCACCATAACAATTATCAACAAAAACAATAATGTCTGGATTAATATTCTTTATGAATTCAATCATTTCTTTAATCTCTGATATTGTAAACGATGGTCTAGTCGCATATCCTTTTGAACGTTGAATTCCAACCATCTTTGTTTTATTAGTAATAGCTTTCCTTACAGCCTCAAAATCAACTCTTCCATCTTCAGTTAAATTTACCGTATTATAGTCAATATTAAATTCCTTTAGAGAACCTATACCCTCTCCTCTAATACCAACGATTTCTTCTAACGTATCATATGGTTTTCCTGTTATGTATAACAATTCATTTCCTGGCCTCAAAATACCAAATAAAGCGATTGATATTGCATGTGTACCTGAAATGATTTGTGGCCTTACCAGTCCAGCTTCTCCTCCAAAAACATCAGCATACACTAATTCAAGTGTATCCCTACCAATATCATCATACCCATAGCCTGTTGATGGATTAAAATGGGAATCACTCACTTTGTGCTTTCTAAAGCTACTTAAGACCTTAGCTTGATTTATATCAATCGTAGTTTCAACCTGCTGATGCTGGAATTTTATTTTTTCTTCAATTTCTTTAACTAAACCAGATATTTTAGTTCCAAATTCTAATTCTGAATACATCTTGCTTTCCCCTTTATAGTTGAAAATTTCTAAGTTGACCTGATAATGAGTGACTTTCAATGATAAAGCCATTACATTCATACATCTCTGTATCTTCGTTATAGTGTAACTCTTTTAGTATGGTATCTTGCTTTAGACTAGCGAGTATTTTTCCTTCTGTATTTGGTATCGATACTTTATACTCACTCATCTCTTCAACCATTTTATCTTCTATATGTGTTTTAATATTAAATAGATCTTTTGAATCATGTGCACTAACTAAGACTGAATTCTCTCTAGTGGTTGGGACAAACTCCGGCAACACTTGATCCCTTTTATTATAGATAGTTAGCATTGGGATGGAATCTACTTTTAATTCTTTTAGCAGTTTATACACTGTTTGTTCGTGGTTAAAATAATCGGGATTAGAAGCATCAACCACATGCAAAATTAAATCCGCTTCTCTTACCTCTTCTAGAGTTGACCGAAAGGCTGCAACCAAGGATGTTGGTAAGTCTTGAATAAACCCGACCGTATCTGTTAATAACGTTGTTAGTCCGCATGGTAGAATGAGTTTCCTAGTCATTGGGTCAAGTGTAGCAAATAAAAGATTTTCCTCAAAGGATTCTGCTTCCGCTAGGCGATTAAACAATGTTGATTTTCCTGCATTTGTGTATCCAACTAATGCCATTTGAAAGGCATTATTTTTCTTTCTTCTTTCTCTATATCTTTCACGATGCTGAACAATAACATCTAATTGTTTTTTAATTTCATCAATCCGTCTATTGATATGACGACGATCCGTTTCGAGTTGTGTTTCACCGGGTCCTCTAGTTCCAATACCGGCTCCTAGACGTGATAATTGAATTCCTTTTCCAGCTAAACGTGGTAATAAATATTGAAGTTGTGCCAACTCCACCTGTAATTTACCTTCTTTTGAATTCGCACGTGATGCAAATATATCTAGAATTAATTGTGTACGATCAATCACTCTTGCTTTTAAGTACGAAGATAAGTTTCTTAATTGACTAGGGGAAAGTTCATCATTAATAATGATAACATCTGGATCAAGTTCACTTTCAAGCGCAACAAGTTCCTCTAATTTCCCTTTACCTATGTAGGTGGCATTATGTCGCTTGTCCCGTTTTTGCGTTACAGTCATTACCACTTCGCCATTTGCCGTTTTAGTCAGAGACTTTAGTTCATCTAGAGAATATTTAAAACGAGTGTCTTCCACACCTTGTAGTTGTAGTCCGACAATAATAATCTTTTCTAGTTCATTTTCATGATTTTCAAACAATAGCTATTCATCCTTCCAAACCAAGTTTATAAATATATCATATCAAAATAAATCTAAAACCACCATTTCCTTAATAATTATCTCCAATTCTTCACTCAATTAAATCAAAAAGCCGCATATGCGGCCTTTGATTATTAAATATTACTCCTTGAATAACAAATCTTGAGTTCTAATAGTAAGTAATTCTTGCCGGTCATACTCTTCATTAACCAATAATCTCATCGCTTGGGTTCTAATCGACTTTTCAATTATATTTCGAATATACCTACCATTACTAAATGTATTAGATCTTGTTTCGGTTTTAATGATATTTAAATGTTCTCTTAGCTTTCTGCTGGCATCCCGACTTAGGATATACTCACGTTCATCCATCATTCGACCCGCTATCTCCATTAACTGGTCAACTGTATAGTCAGGAAAATCGATAACAAGTGGAAACCTGGAATATAAACCAGGGTTTAATGATAGAAAATGATCCATCTCCCTTGAATAACCAGCTAGAATAAGTACAAATTCATGTTGTTTGTCTTCCATATGTTTTACAAGCGTATCAATTGCTTCTTTACCGAAATCCTTTTCTCCCCCGCGTGCAAGTGAATAGGCTTCGTCAATAAATAAAATTCCACCCAACGCCTTTTTAATTAAATCTCTTGTTTTTTGAGCAGTATGTCCGATATATTCACCCACTAAATCAGCACGTTCTGCTTCAATAAGGTGACCTTTAGATAGAACGTTCATCTGCACGAATAATTTCCCTAACAGTCTTGCTACTGTCGTTTTTCCAGTTCCTGGATTACCTTTAAACATCATGTGTAAAGCTTGCTTTCCGGCTTTCAACCCTTCTTCTTCTCGCTTTTTATTAATATAGAGCCATGCATAGATTTCTTTCACCATTTTCTTCATTTCTTCCATACCAACTAATTTATCCATCTCATGTTCAATGTCCTTTAGTGCATTATGCTTAGAAGGCAAATTAGTAGAAAGCCTTTCATCAGAGGGAGAGTTAACAACTTTTAATTTTTTCTTTTGTCCATTTAAAACAACATTTATTTGACCATTATTTTTCATTGTAATTGGTTGATCCAAGAGCTTTCACCTCTCATTCTTTACCAGTATACGTTAGAGGTAGAAAAATTGTGACAAAAGCCCAAAGAAAACATAGGATAAATAAGTTAGACCTTAAGCTTCATCACCCAAACAATTTCTTTTATTTTTCTACATGATTATAAAAATACTGTCTATTCCTGCGCTTTCCCAAGAAATAATATGCAATAGTATAAGTATATGAGCAACATGTAAAATAATTAAAACAAAATAAAAAAACAACCTACAAAAAATGTAGGTTGTTTTTTTAAACTCTATTCAAGCTCTAATTGGATATTTTTTTGTGGTGAGAACGTTGAAATAGCATGCTTATAAATTAGTTGTTGTTTCCCCTCTGTTTCTAATAAAACAGTAAAATTATCAAATCCTTTAACTGTTCCTCTAATTTGGAATCCATTTAATAAAAACACAGTGACAAATGTAGTATCCTTTCTTAACTGGTTTAAAAATTGGTCCTGAATATTAACTGATTGCTTCACTTGTTAATCCTCCTCTTTTTCTCGAACAATATATATTCTTTAATTCATAAAGATTTTCGGTGAAAGTAAAATAAATCCCCTTACTCTAACTTATTCGCCTAATCTTAAAGCTTTCCTGCAACATATTTTAAAATTTCATCTAAAGTGTTACTAAAAGGTTTGTTTGTTACATCAAACCACGTGACATTCATTTTGTTACGGAACCAAGTAAGTTGTCTTTTGGCATACCTTCTTGAATTTTGTTTTAATATTTCAATTGCTTGATTTAAAGAAACATTACCTTCTAAATAGTCATAAACTTCTTTATATCCAATGGCTTGAATAGATTGACAATCTCTAATTCCTTTGTTGTATAACCTTTCGACCTCATCAAGAAGTCCTTCTTCTACCATTAAATCCACTCGCTGATTGATTCTATTGTATAATTCTTCTCTTTCCATCGTTAATCCTATAATTGCAACATCATAGATTAAAGTTTTTTCCTGTTCGTTTAAATATTGAGTCATCGTTTTTCCAGTTGTATGATGTATTTCAAGAGCCCTTATCACCCTCCTTATATTATTAGGATGTATTCGATCAGCACTTTCAGGATCAATTACTTGTAGTTTTCTAAAGGATGGCTCTATTCCTTCTTCTTCAATTAACTTCTCGAGGTTCACACGATAATCTGGATCTGAGGCTTGGTCTGTAAAATGATAATCATATATAACAGATTGTATGTATAATCCCGTCCCCCCCACAATCATCGCGACTTTTCCTCGATTATGGATATCTTTTATAGTCCTTCGAACATCTACCTGGAAATCTGCGACAGAATAACTTTCGGTTGGTTCTTTAATGTCTATTAAATGATGCGGAATGCCTTCCATTTCTGCTTTTGTAATTTTAGCAGTTCCAATATCCATTTCCTTATATATTTGCATCGAATCTCCACTAATAATTTCAGCATTAAGCTTTTTCGCAAGCTCAATGCTAAGCTTTGTTTTCCCAACAGCTGTCGGGCCTATTAGGACTATAACTTTTTCACTTATTCTTTCGACCAATGAATCATCACTACTTTCTTCCATCACTTCACTCTTCTTAATGAATCTATTAATAAATAGATAAATAACGCAATCTTTCTTATCGTAACATAAATGATATTAACTTCATTGATTAAAAGATGGGGATCCTACATAAAATAAAGATTTTTTAATAAACAGTATTTTATAAAACAGAATCTATTATAACCATTTCTTATTGGATAAATAACATCTTTTTACAAAAAAAGTGAAAAATCGACGATTTTTCACTACATTACTCGTTTAAACATTTTTTCCATCTCATATGTTGAATAATGAATAATAATTGGTCTTCCATGAGGGCAAGTAAAGGGATCCGACGTCTTCCTTAATGTCTCCAACAGAGCAAAAATTTCATCATTCCTAAGATGGTGGTTTGCTTTTATTGATGCTTTACAGCTCATCATAATTGCTGCTTCTTCTCTTAATAAATGGATATTAATTTTTTTCATCATTAAAACTTGTTCAATGATCTCTTCAATTAACTCTTGCTCCTCACCCTTTGGAAACCACTGCGGATGTGATCTCACAATATAACTATTGTGACCAAAGCTTTCTAAGAATATCCCCACTTGCTTTAACTCATGAAAATGAGAGTCAATTATTAAACATTGATCCTTTGAATATTCAAATGTAATCGGAATTAATAATTCCTGACTTTCGTTAATAACTTGTCCTACCTTCTCCCGAAAAAACTCATACTTGATTCGCTCTTGGGCCGCATGTTGATCAACAATATAGAGCCCTTTATCATTTTGAGCTAATATATATGTGCCATGCATTTGACCAATAGGGTATAAAGGTGGGACTCTATCTTCATCAACTAATAGTTCTTCGTCATCATTATAAGTTTCAAGCGCATCAATATCATCCGGTTCCTCCTGTTCTTCTTCCCTTTGAGGATCCCAGTTAACTTGATTAATTGGAGGTAGAGGGTAATCCTTATTAATCTCGTTATTATACGCGTGTATTGATTCTTTTTCTAGGACGACAGTGTCAGCCGTGCTCTGTTTACTAGGATTCTTCTGTTCCGTTGTAACAACATGATCATGTTCGAGAGTAAAATGTTGTTGCTCACTTCTATTAACTCTTTTTTCACGTCCTGGTGAAACCACTTCTGGAATTAATTGAGTCCGTTTAAAGGCCTGTTTTATACCAGTAGTAATAAGTTCATTTAGTTCTTGTTCTTTGCTTAACCTTACTTCAAGCTTTGCGGGATGAACATTCACATCTACTAATAAAGGATCCATTTCAATATTTAATAGTACAATTGGATATCGACCAACTGGTAGTAGAGTATGATATCCTTGTTGTATTGCATTTGCAATATGATAGTTTTTAATAAACCGATGATTAACCATTGTAGATATATAGTTTCTAGAAGCCCTTGTTATCTCCGGCAAAGCAATGTAGCCTGTTAGTTTAAAATCTAATGAATCCAAGTTGAGCGGAATCATCTTTTTAGCAATATTCAATCCATATATAGAGGCTAATACTTGTCTTACATCACCACTACCATTAGTATATAACAGACGTTTTCCATTGTGAGATAATCTGAATGATATTTCTGGATGAGCCATGGATATTCTATTAACAACATCGGTAATATTTCCGAGTTCAGTATGGATTGTTTTCATATACTTTAAGCGAGCTGGAGTATTAAAAAATAGATTTGAGACAATAATTTCCGTTCCTTTGCGGCTATTTGTTGACTCATGTGTAATAACCTCTCCACCTCTAATAACTAAACGAGTACCCGGAAGGCCCGTACTTGTTTTAAGTTCTAATTCAGATACGGAAGCAATACTGGGTAAAGCCTCCCCCCGAAAACCTAATGTACGGATACGAAATAGATCATTTTCATCTTTAATTTTACTTGTTGCATGACGATAAAAA
Encoded here:
- the yneA gene encoding cell division suppressor protein YneA, whose translation is MKLSIEGLTFYILFFVLLIGLTFAFTNTLNQGNNDYVQITVSEGDSLWSLNETYKELHPYDFEEFVNWIESNNNIKAESIKSGDQLVLPIYFEKDVERFTAFVTEDLNE
- the lexA gene encoding transcriptional repressor LexA, whose amino-acid sequence is MTKLSKRQQDILNYIKSEVKDKGYPPSVREIGEAVGLASSSTVHGHLSRLESKGLIRRDPTKPRAIEILDVEADSHVINYNVVNVPVIGKVTAGLPITAIENIEEYFPLPDKYVTPDDNVFMLEIMGDSMIEAGILDGDLVIVKQQQSANNGDIVVAMTEDDEATVKRFFKEKDHFRLQPENSLLEPIILRNVSILGKVIGVYRTVH
- the glnA gene encoding type I glutamate--ammonia ligase, yielding MARFTREDIFRLAKEQNVKYIRLQFTDILGTIKNVEIPSSQLEKALDNKMMFDGSSIEGFVRIEESDMYLFPDLDTWVVFPWTAEKGKVARLICDIYNPDGTPFEGDPRNNLKRMLKEMEALGFTDFNLGPEPEFFLFKLDEKGEPTLELNDNGGYFDLAPTDLGENCRRDIVLELEEMGFEVEASHHEVAPGQHEIDFKYAGALRACDDIQTFKLVVKTIARKHGLHATFMPKPLFGVNGSGMHCNLSLFKNGVNAFYDPNGELELSETARQFIAGIIKHAPNFTAVTNPTVNSYKRLVPGYEAPCYVAWSARNRSPLIRIPASRGLSTRVEVRSVDPAANPYLAMAVLLAAGLAGIKNSLQAPPPVDRNIYVMNKEERIEAGIVDLPATLAAALDNFKTDEVLIAALGNHLAEHFIEAKEIEWDMFRTQVHPWERDQYMSMY
- a CDS encoding MerR family transcriptional regulator, whose translation is MTDNIRRTMPLFPIGIVMQLTELSARQIRYYEENKLVFPARTEGNRRLFSFNDVDRLLEIRDLIEDGVNLAGIKQIFAVKEGQKQTEETKPKEPVKQELSDVELRKLLKAELIDAGRFNRASLRQGDMSRFFH
- a CDS encoding methionine gamma-lyase family protein; the protein is MYSELEFGTKISGLVKEIEEKIKFQHQQVETTIDINQAKVLSSFRKHKVSDSHFNPSTGYGYDDIGRDTLELVYADVFGGEAGLVRPQIISGTHAISIALFGILRPGNELLYITGKPYDTLEEIVGIRGEGIGSLKEFNIDYNTVNLTEDGRVDFEAVRKAITNKTKMVGIQRSKGYATRPSFTISEIKEMIEFIKNINPDIIVFVDNCYGEFVEEIEPCHVGADLMAGSLIKNPGGGIAKTGGYLVGTEVAIKACSYRLTSPGIGAEAGASLYSLQEMYQGFFLAPHIVGQALKGAIFTSAILEQLGFNTYPKWDVYRTDLIQSVQFDDADMMVQFCQAIQYASPVNSYVTPYPSYMPGYSDDVIMAAGTFIQGASIELTADGPLRPPYVAYVQGGLTYSHVKIAICTAINQLLKKNLIVI
- the hflX gene encoding GTPase HflX — protein: MFENHENELEKIIIVGLQLQGVEDTRFKYSLDELKSLTKTANGEVVMTVTQKRDKRHNATYIGKGKLEELVALESELDPDVIIINDELSPSQLRNLSSYLKARVIDRTQLILDIFASRANSKEGKLQVELAQLQYLLPRLAGKGIQLSRLGAGIGTRGPGETQLETDRRHINRRIDEIKKQLDVIVQHRERYRERRKKNNAFQMALVGYTNAGKSTLFNRLAEAESFEENLLFATLDPMTRKLILPCGLTTLLTDTVGFIQDLPTSLVAAFRSTLEEVREADLILHVVDASNPDYFNHEQTVYKLLKELKVDSIPMLTIYNKRDQVLPEFVPTTRENSVLVSAHDSKDLFNIKTHIEDKMVEEMSEYKVSIPNTEGKILASLKQDTILKELHYNEDTEMYECNGFIIESHSLSGQLRNFQL
- the spoVK gene encoding stage V sporulation protein K; its protein translation is MDQPITMKNNGQINVVLNGQKKKLKVVNSPSDERLSTNLPSKHNALKDIEHEMDKLVGMEEMKKMVKEIYAWLYINKKREEEGLKAGKQALHMMFKGNPGTGKTTVARLLGKLFVQMNVLSKGHLIEAERADLVGEYIGHTAQKTRDLIKKALGGILFIDEAYSLARGGEKDFGKEAIDTLVKHMEDKQHEFVLILAGYSREMDHFLSLNPGLYSRFPLVIDFPDYTVDQLMEIAGRMMDEREYILSRDASRKLREHLNIIKTETRSNTFSNGRYIRNIIEKSIRTQAMRLLVNEEYDRQELLTIRTQDLLFKE
- the hfq gene encoding RNA chaperone Hfq, whose translation is MKQSVNIQDQFLNQLRKDTTFVTVFLLNGFQIRGTVKGFDNFTVLLETEGKQQLIYKHAISTFSPQKNIQLELE
- the miaA gene encoding tRNA (adenosine(37)-N6)-dimethylallyltransferase MiaA, whose protein sequence is MEESSDDSLVERISEKVIVLIGPTAVGKTKLSIELAKKLNAEIISGDSMQIYKEMDIGTAKITKAEMEGIPHHLIDIKEPTESYSVADFQVDVRRTIKDIHNRGKVAMIVGGTGLYIQSVIYDYHFTDQASDPDYRVNLEKLIEEEGIEPSFRKLQVIDPESADRIHPNNIRRVIRALEIHHTTGKTMTQYLNEQEKTLIYDVAIIGLTMEREELYNRINQRVDLMVEEGLLDEVERLYNKGIRDCQSIQAIGYKEVYDYLEGNVSLNQAIEILKQNSRRYAKRQLTWFRNKMNVTWFDVTNKPFSNTLDEILKYVAGKL
- the mutL gene encoding DNA mismatch repair endonuclease MutL — translated: MGKIIKLDDQLSNKIAAGEVVERPASVVKELVENSIDANSSIIEIDVEEAGLSKIRIIDNGDGIESDDCLRAFYRHATSKIKDENDLFRIRTLGFRGEALPSIASVSELELKTSTGLPGTRLVIRGGEVITHESTNSRKGTEIIVSNLFFNTPARLKYMKTIHTELGNITDVVNRISMAHPEISFRLSHNGKRLLYTNGSGDVRQVLASIYGLNIAKKMIPLNLDSLDFKLTGYIALPEITRASRNYISTMVNHRFIKNYHIANAIQQGYHTLLPVGRYPIVLLNIEMDPLLVDVNVHPAKLEVRLSKEQELNELITTGIKQAFKRTQLIPEVVSPGREKRVNRSEQQHFTLEHDHVVTTEQKNPSKQSTADTVVLEKESIHAYNNEINKDYPLPPINQVNWDPQREEEQEEPDDIDALETYNDDEELLVDEDRVPPLYPIGQMHGTYILAQNDKGLYIVDQHAAQERIKYEFFREKVGQVINESQELLIPITFEYSKDQCLIIDSHFHELKQVGIFLESFGHNSYIVRSHPQWFPKGEEQELIEEIIEQVLMMKKINIHLLREEAAIMMSCKASIKANHHLRNDEIFALLETLRKTSDPFTCPHGRPIIIHYSTYEMEKMFKRVM